A window of Nocardioidaceae bacterium genomic DNA:
CGCAGCGTAACCCCAGCCGTCGGCGCGGGCCTAGTCCGCGGCGCTGAGGGATGACCAGGTGAACGTCACACCCGTGAGGTCCTCGCTTTTCTCCCAGAGGGCGCGCGCGAGCTCCCGGTCGTGCACGAGAGGGGCGGTCGAGACCGGCCCCGCCGGCCCGCGGGTCTCGAAGAGCCGCTGCGGACCGGCGTACGAACCCGGCTCGCCCTCGACGGCGGCGTACAGCGTCGGCTCCGCACCGCGCGACGCCGACTGGGTGAGCACACCGAGCACCAGCGGGGCGAGCTGTTTGACGCCCGGGATGCGCCCGAGGCCCTGGCCGTCGGTGACCAGCCCCGTGTTCGAGACGCCCGGGTGGGCCGCGGTGGAGGTGAGCCGCACGCCTGCCTCGGTGGCCCGGCGCTGCAGCTCGGTGGCGAACAGCAGGTTCGCGAGCTTGGAGTTGGAGTAGGCGTGCTGCGGGTTGTAGCCGTCCTTGGGGTTGCCCTGGAGCAGCCGTCCGCTGCCACCCTTGTGGGCCAGCGAGCTCACCGTCACGACCCGGGCGTCGCCGGCGGAGAGCAGGTGCGGGAGCAGCCGCCCCGTGAGGGCGAAGTGGCCGAGGTGGTTGACGCCGAACTGCAGCTCGTGGCCGTCCTCGGTCGTGGTGTGCCGCGGTGGCGTCATCACCCCGGCGTTGTTGACGAGCAGGTCGATCGGCCCCTCGGTGGCCCGGGTGAATCGCTTCACCGAGTCCAGCGAGGCGAGGTCGAGCTCGCGGACCACCGGCGCCACGTCGGAAAGGTCGCGCAGGTGAGCCGCGGCCTGCTCGCCGGCGGCGACGTCCCGGCACGCCAGCACCACGCGTGCGCCGTGACGGGCCAGCTGGCGAGCGGTGTGGAAGCCGATGCCGGAGTTCGCACCGGTGACGACCGCGGTGCGGCCGGAGAGGTCGGGCAGGTCGTCGGGTCCCCAGGTCATGAGGGGTTGATCCCCTCCCCCCGCCGGGGGCACACCTGGGGGTGGTCCTCAGTAGGAGTCGGTCTCCGTCATGTCGTTGCGGGCCCGCAGGGCGCGGATGCCGAGCCGCACGGTCACCATGAACGCGAGCACGGGCAGCACGAACCAGGCCAGTCCTCCGAGGACCGCGCCGAGGTCGAACCCCTGGTCACGTTCGGCGACGGCCAGGAACAGCTGCTGAGTCGTCATGACCGAAGCGTCCCCGCTCCGACCCAGGTCAGTCCTCGCGCCGCCGGGGTCAGCCGGGCGGACGCTGCTCCCGGTAGCGGGCCATGCGCACCTGGCTGCCGATGACGAGCAGCCCGGCACCGAGACCGGCCAGGGCGCCGACGAGGGTGACGGTGAAGGTCGCGTCCTGGTCGGCGCTGACCTGCGTACGCGTCAGCAGTCCGATGAGCAACGCCGCCAGCGCTCCGACCCACGTGCC
This region includes:
- a CDS encoding SDR family oxidoreductase; amino-acid sequence: MTWGPDDLPDLSGRTAVVTGANSGIGFHTARQLARHGARVVLACRDVAAGEQAAAHLRDLSDVAPVVRELDLASLDSVKRFTRATEGPIDLLVNNAGVMTPPRHTTTEDGHELQFGVNHLGHFALTGRLLPHLLSAGDARVVTVSSLAHKGGSGRLLQGNPKDGYNPQHAYSNSKLANLLFATELQRRATEAGVRLTSTAAHPGVSNTGLVTDGQGLGRIPGVKQLAPLVLGVLTQSASRGAEPTLYAAVEGEPGSYAGPQRLFETRGPAGPVSTAPLVHDRELARALWEKSEDLTGVTFTWSSLSAAD